The Flavobacterium sp. IMCC34852 genome contains the following window.
TGTGAAGGATTTTGATTTTCACCCTGATTTTTTTATTCCTGATGCCAATTTGTACTTGGAACACGTAAGTGATTTAAGTTACCCAATGGAAGACAAAGAAAAACAGTTTGCCAAAGGAAATATCTTGTATGCTAAAACATTTGAACGGAATACACAAGATTCTGCTATTTTTAATCATACGCTAGATCAAATTGTGAAGAGCCGATTACCTATGGATTTCCATCGTGATAAAAAATTAAACTATTTGGAGGAGTTTAATGGTTATTATGAAGAGGTAAAAGATTTGGTTCGACAAATCATAAGGATTTGCGATATGATAAAGGTGGAAAATATCACTTTAGATGAAGTAATCGCAAGAGCGGCAAAAGACCAGCATGAGCGAGTTAGAGTGTTTTATGAGTTAGCCATTCCAATAATTAAAGATTACATCGAATATACTACCAATAAATCATATTTGGATTTTAACGATTTGATTCTAAAAACAGCTAATCTATTTACCAACCATGAAGATGTTAGACAACGGTATCAAGACAGATACCAATATATTTTAGTCGATGAGTTTCAGGACGTAAACAACCTTCAAGTAGAATTGATAAAGCTAATTATTAAACCATCGACACAATTGTTTTGTGTAGGTGATGATTGGCAAAGTATTTATGGCTTCAGAGGTTCTAATGTAGAATATATTATCAATTTTGAAAAGTACTTTTCAAACGCACAACTTATCAAACTCAACCAGAATTACAGAAGTGAGCGAAATATAGTTGAGGCCAGTAACGAAGTAATCAAATACAACAAGCACAAGATTGAAAAAGATATTTCAGCCACCAAGGACACCCAGCAAAAAATCATTATTCAGCATGGTAACAATGAGGAAGATAATGTTAGGTATTGTGTCGAAAAGGTAGAAGAGTTATTGGAAGAAGGCTATGCTAAGGATGATATTTTATTCCTTTACCGCAGGAATAATATGTTTTATAAATATAGAGAAGAGTTTAAGCAACATAAGTTTTATGTAAACGGAAAAACCATTCATGCCTCCAAAGGATTGGAAGCTAAAGTAGTTTTTATTGTTGGATTGACTGATGGCAAAGGAGGATTTCCTGATGTATGGTTAGAAGACAGACTATTCCAAATTATTAAGACAGCCGACTACAATTTGTTATTGGAAGAAGAAAGAAGGCTCTTTTATGTAGCACTTACCCGAGCCAAAGAAAAACTCTATTTAATTACCGAAAGAGGAAACGAATCGAGTTTTCTTAATGAAATTCCGGCTGAATACACTTCAAAGAGCAAACAACTAACCAAAACAAATTTCCGCCAAAATGAGTGTAAAAACTGTCACGCTCCAATGAAAGAGGAATGGGTTGCTTGTCCTAAGTGTGGGGAGAAATATTAATAAAATAAGACAGCAAAGATTTTTAACACATAAATTAATCTTAACACCATCAGCTATAAATTAACCCCTCTAAAACCAACCACCCTATGAAAACCACCCTAACCGCTTTATTCCTTTTAGTTGCCCTTTCCTTTCAGGCCCAAACCAGTGCAGAACTCAACACCAAGGGAATTGAATGGGCCCAAAAAGGAGACCTTAAAACCGCCTTTGACTTCTTTAACCGAGCCATCGTTTTAGACCCTAACTTTTCGAGTGCTTATTCCAACCGTGGTCATGTGTACAGACAACAAGGACAATTTGAATTAGCTGTAAGTGACTATACCCAATCCTATGCTTTGTATCCCAACATA
Protein-coding sequences here:
- a CDS encoding ATP-dependent helicase, whose product is MSSQSDTILEGLNDRQQEAVVSDNKRLLVLAGAGSGKTKTLLQKIIYLIEEKKVQPSNILAITFTKNATNEMIDRLIVSADSSGFYERIIFSKELTKLEKDAERRNWKRKYKWIEGLTIRTFHSFCYTVLRTDGVKEFDNKFKIIGDEKSTDIDDISNRIASETVFEVFHRLFIEKCESNDFLLKTKRYILDYLVDKIHIPKEYESPKITDGKFYTTLNGTKVKSKSEQYIADWLYRHSIPFVYEPLLNVKDFDFHPDFFIPDANLYLEHVSDLSYPMEDKEKQFAKGNILYAKTFERNTQDSAIFNHTLDQIVKSRLPMDFHRDKKLNYLEEFNGYYEEVKDLVRQIIRICDMIKVENITLDEVIARAAKDQHERVRVFYELAIPIIKDYIEYTTNKSYLDFNDLILKTANLFTNHEDVRQRYQDRYQYILVDEFQDVNNLQVELIKLIIKPSTQLFCVGDDWQSIYGFRGSNVEYIINFEKYFSNAQLIKLNQNYRSERNIVEASNEVIKYNKHKIEKDISATKDTQQKIIIQHGNNEEDNVRYCVEKVEELLEEGYAKDDILFLYRRNNMFYKYREEFKQHKFYVNGKTIHASKGLEAKVVFIVGLTDGKGGFPDVWLEDRLFQIIKTADYNLLLEEERRLFYVALTRAKEKLYLITERGNESSFLNEIPAEYTSKSKQLTKTNFRQNECKNCHAPMKEEWVACPKCGEKY